From Myotis daubentonii chromosome 15, mMyoDau2.1, whole genome shotgun sequence, one genomic window encodes:
- the LOC132216862 gene encoding mitochondrial genome maintenance exonuclease 1-like, which translates to MKTFQTICRQLKSSKRFSVELSPHLGFSPSSYSCGRKKKVNPYEEVSQEKYSDLVQSVLSFRGPAQTPESLFEEDSLLYGPVSKCKPPKQDEEARVPGNWFPLFNPERSCKPNATSAATVPLKIPLQRNKTPGVTRVLQQTMTSEQIFYLERWKQRMILELGEDGFAEYTSNLFLQGKQFHEALESILSPQRNLKEGDENLESGCIESIQHILKDVSGVQALESAVQHETLKYVGLLDCMAEYQGNLCVIDWKTSEKPKPLIRNTFDNPLQVVAYMGAINHDANYSFQVRCGLIVVAYKDGSPAHPHFMDTELCSQYWAKWLL; encoded by the coding sequence ATGAAGACATTTCAGACCATCTGCAGGCAGCTTAAAAGTTCAAAGCGATTTTCTGTAGAACTATCCCCACATCTGGGTTTCTCCCCGTCCTCTTATTCATGTGGCCGGAAGAAAAAAGTGAACCCTTATGAAGAGGTGAGCCAAGAAAAGTACTCTGATTTAGTACAGTCTGTCTTGTCATTCAGAGGCCCTGCTCAGACTCCAGAATCGTTGTTCGAGGAAGATTCTTTACTCTATGGACCTGTGAGTAAGTGTAAACCCCCAAAGCAAGATGAGGAAGCAAGAGTTCCAGGAAACTGGTTTCCTCTCTTCAATCCAGAGAGAAGCTGCAAACCAAACGCAACAAGTGCTGCGACAGTTCCTTTGAAAATCCCTTTGCAAAGGAATAAGACACCAGGTGTGACCCGGGTCCTTCAGCAGACCATGACATCAGAACAGATTTTCTATTTGGAGAGGTGGAAACAGCGGATGATTCTGGAACTGGGAGAGGATGGCTTTGCAGAATATACTTCAAACTTATTTTTACAAGGGAAACAGTTCCATGAAGCCTTGGAAAGCATACTTTCACCTCAGAGGAACTTAAAAGAGGGAGATGAAAATCTTGAGTCTGGCTGCATCGAAAGCATCCAGCATATTCTGAAAGATGTCAGTGGAGTTCAAGCTCTTGAAAGTGCTGTTCAACATGAGACCTTAAAGTATGTAGGTCTGCTGGACTGTATGGCTGAGTATCAAGGCAACCTGTGTGTGATTGATTGGAAAACATCAGAAAAACCAAAACCTCTTATCCGAAATACATTTGACAATCCACTGCAGGTTGTGGCATACATGGGTGCCATAAACCATGATGCCAACTATAGCTTTCAGGTTCGGTGTGGTTTAATTGTGGTGGCCTACAAAGATGGATCCCCTGCGCACCCACATTTCATGGACACAGAGCTGTGTTCCCAGTACTGGGCAAAGTGGCTTCTTTGA